One Littorina saxatilis isolate snail1 linkage group LG12, US_GU_Lsax_2.0, whole genome shotgun sequence genomic region harbors:
- the LOC138982029 gene encoding uncharacterized protein — protein MYGAETKELCQHSYDNLVVVFEKQLLAKEKSVSMKLLFGYTASHRLGRGIGGGGGGGVMRRSMVDEEEKQGSSGGCEEGWLLSHNYCLLYTGLGDEQAEVFCTEQGANQARGICVKKPMGRSSPLTEGDDNEDDNSQAVENPAPSASSDSAHQCPAGWSQYKGYCFFKPGAVPEMCALLGANHIFNYCYTRIPHEISTDFLNAVKRLDGSEYDMHRTTRLCCCRGGGLCKK, from the exons ATGTACGGGGCAGAGACTAAGGAGCTGTGCCAACACAGCTATGATAATCTGGTGGTGGTGTTTGAGAAGCAGTTGTTGGCTAAAGAGAAATCAGTAAGCATGAAGTTGT TGTTCGGCTACACAGCAAGCCATCGTCTGGGAAGAGGAATcggcggaggaggaggaggaggagtaatGAGGAGGAGCATGGTTGATGAGGAGGAGAAGCAGGGGTCGTCGGGAGGATGCGAAGAGGGCTGGCTCTTGTCGCACAACTACTGTCTCCTCTACACGGGTCTGGGGGACGAGCAGGCCGAAGTGTTCTGCACCGAACAAGGGGCTAATCAGGCGCGGGGGATATGCGTGAAAA AACCGATGGGTCGGAGCTCTCCGCTCACAGAAGGTGATGACAACGAAGATGacaacagccaggctgttgagaaCCCAGCGCCTTCCGCGTCCTCCGACTCCGCCCATCAGTGCCCGGCGGGATGGTCACAGTACAAGGGGTACTGCTTCTTTAAGCCCGGCGCCGTGCCCGAAATGTGTGCCCTGCTTGGAGCGAACCACATCTTTAACTACTGCTACACGC GGATTCCACATGAGATCTCCACCGACTTTTTGAATGCAGTCAAACGTTTGGATGGCAGCGAGTACGATATGCACA